In Acaryochloris sp. CCMEE 5410, one DNA window encodes the following:
- a CDS encoding GNAT family N-acetyltransferase gives MYQKVSHTCLSNGKNLVIRPATINDAAALRLAEIAITNAGIGVVQGVDDIPSSDEEYGEQLKKLLEEENAEHNICFAVSEYEGAVIGFAQLERSKPQLTRHIATVSIGVHPLRQGIGIGRALMNYLLDWAKHSDNPKITRVELNVLADNSRARHLYESLGFELEGIRKRFVRNNKGQYFDDCIMALLLDETSV, from the coding sequence GTGTATCAGAAAGTAAGCCATACATGCCTATCAAATGGGAAAAACCTGGTGATTCGACCCGCGACAATCAACGATGCAGCAGCGCTACGTCTGGCTGAAATCGCTATTACAAATGCAGGTATTGGCGTGGTGCAAGGAGTAGATGATATCCCAAGCTCGGATGAAGAATATGGTGAACAACTTAAAAAGCTCTTAGAAGAAGAAAATGCTGAACATAACATTTGTTTTGCCGTATCAGAATATGAGGGTGCAGTCATAGGCTTTGCTCAGCTAGAGCGTTCCAAACCTCAGCTTACGCGCCATATCGCTACCGTCTCCATCGGTGTACATCCGTTAAGGCAGGGGATTGGTATCGGTCGAGCGCTGATGAATTATCTTCTCGATTGGGCCAAACATTCTGACAATCCAAAAATTACCCGAGTGGAACTCAATGTTCTAGCCGACAACTCTAGGGCCAGACACCTTTATGAGAGTTTAGGGTTTGAATTAGAAGGAATCAGAAAACGCTTCGTACGCAACAACAAAGGTCAATACTTTGATGATTGCATCATGGCTCTTTTGCTCGATGAGACCTCAGTATAG